AATTCAAAACTGAATTCTGGAATATAACAAAAATGTGTATCATACTAGCATGAAAAGGTTTTAACAGCAATTGTGTTGTTAAACACCTGTTTCATCAGCTGTATTTCAcatgtgaaatgaaatggaCTTTATAGtaaatagatatttttaatttcaattaacAATTTTTTACCATAAGAAAAAACCGTACAGAATTTGTGTGGAAATCTGTGTCCTGTGTTTACTCAAATAAAGATAATACTTTGCTGcaaacttttaaatataataaaatgcatttaatagcAATCTTTCATGGTATCATCGTTATTTATGGACATAACATTCAAAGTATGGAAATTCAGTTGTGGATCAAAATGACCGTAAAAACAGTAACCCAAAGAACCTTATAAACATGTCAACACCCATCATTTATCACAGATGGCTCATACCAATgtaaaaaacatataaaatgtAGTATAATTCTCAACATATGGTTTACTTTTGCTGCATTGTTCCTACATATTATTTGTGTTAAAATCCAGGAAATTATATTATGAAGAGAATAttggtttttgtttattaaacTAAAGTACAGGTTAAAGTCATTCTTTTCTTGTGATGAACATATACCaacagtgattaaaaaataaacatttatttacaaaatactgATGCATACATATTACACAAGTCAGTTATATCAaagtggttggttttttaaacaatatcTGTAGCAACCAACTATTTGCATTGGTTTATCATAGTGCAAATGGTAATGTTGCAAAGGCAAGTTGTAATGTGGGGTTAGGATTTGACTGTCAGACTTCTTGGCTGCCTTTTGTTTTACTACGTCTAGAAAAACAAttccctttcatttaaaaaatagctaTTTCTTGCGAATGTTGAATAGTGTACCTGAGGATAGGGCAAATTCGTTATTAGTCTAAATTCTTTCACTTAGATAACTACCTTTCTATTTACTCAGCCTGCTTACGTAGCACCATTGCCATTGATAACTAACATACTAATgagaaaaaggaatggaaaCACGCTAAATACACTATGCCATCCCTAATTTCAGGATTTGTCCATTTATGTGGAATTTCATCTGATACGTTTCACAATTCTGCACTATATATTCAAGTGTTTAAGGATGATTCTGGTGGTGTGGTGTAGTGGTGTATAGGTTACCAgtatatatttttcctgtaaatacaATACTAGGTGAAGCTGTGAAGAAATGGCCTTAAAAGCCCACTCCTTCGGTCCACAGGTGAGAAGGAGCTTGCTTTTGATTGCCAACGCGTACTGAAACCTGCGTGTAAATTTGCGTCAGAACGAGTGAAATATTGGTTCCCTCACAAGGTAAGAACTCGGTGTGATAAATCCGGTGATTTTGATCGTAGCTTTTCTGTTCCGCCAGCTCGGAGGCAGCCAGCGGGTGACTGTAGCGTCCTTTAGTTCACGTTCCTGTAGCTGGTGCTGCGCTAAATCTGTCCGATAGCCTATCATACAGCGTGTAGGATGTCGGCAATGCCTAGCGTATGTAACTTCACAGTTTCAAAGACTGGTGAGGGGGTATAGcgttaaattttttttatttttttttttttcggtaGCTTCCACAATGTATGAAGCGGTGGATCAACCGACGATCTCATGAGCACCCGCAACGATCTACAACCATGGCCGGTATCTTGCCGTATATGATTTGTTCTTTGCCGTTGAAGTACAGCATGTTTATGGGGGACATCTTGGTGGGCGTGCAGCAAGGGCCTGCCGAACCCCTGGGGTTCGCTTGGTGTACCAGGTGCGTGTGCGGGTACTTTTGTAAAAACACAAATTCGCATTCTCCGGAGCAGTAATTGGCTTTGTATCTTTTAGGTGCGATAATCCAGTCCCATCCAAAAGCTTCAAAATCCACGGTCAGCGGGTAGCGACAGCATCGGGATTCTGTCGAGTGCTCGTCGCAGTCGAGGCCGAAATCTCTGCGGGACCGTTTCGGTGTGTCTGTAACTCTGACCTCTAAAAATGGGTTCTGcgaggagaggagaaggaatCTGAAGCATTACTGAGGTAAGCCTAGGTTCAGTAAAAACGTGCAAATAAATAATAGTTCAGACAGAGATGCATCATGTTAACATTCTCAAATCATGCTCACAAACAAAACTTGTCTTCCTGCAAATCTCTGCTACAGTTGATCTCTGCCTGAGGATTATTCCTATTTTTCATGCTGAGGACAAacatttccctgctgtttccTCTATAAAGAGCTTTAATTCCTGAGCATCTGTTCCTGAAATCACCATTATCTCAGTGTTAGCATCATTTCTGGTAACAGCTACAAGAACGTTTCAGAAATTTGGAGGATGCTGGGTTTTGACTTTTgatgtgggtttggttttaaactcaacaagagcttttttttttcctctccccccaccccccaccccccttctctgcagaagaactcccaaagggaaacaaataaCTCCAAAAACTTGTAAAGGGCAGGACCAATTGGTGTTGGTCTCCCTATTGTGAGTCCTTCTGAAATTCCCTCCTTCAAAATCATACTGAGTCGAGGCTTTCTGGGTATCAAGGAAGGCTTCTAGTCCAGACCAAGGAGGACAAAATTTGCTCCATCACTGCTGCCGTGCTTAAATGACTGCAGTAGAAAGGAGCATTTCACTTGCTAGTACGGGTTGCTGGTACTTCACAGCTTTCCCCCCTGCCAGAGGGCTGAATTTGCTGCCCTGAACTTGGAGGGGCAGCTAATATTTTGACTCCCGAAAGAGCCCTGTGGCCAGGAATGTACTTTTGGCAGATCTCCGAGCCACGTGCCTCCTACCGAAGGTGTGTTTCCACCGTCACCAACTGAGAATAGAATGAAATTGCAACCTCCGCAATCATGAGTTTGAAAAAGCTCccagttttcttcccttccaaaCACAGATTTCAGCCCCGTGTGTCGGTTTGTTACTGCCCCGTGAAGGAAGACTGTTCCTGAGGAGTAAATAACAGCCTGGCTAATTTTGTTACTTGGGTTTGCGCCTTCCAAGATACCCGCCTTCACAGCTGCAAGTGGtccagctgctggagatgctCCTTCCAAAGGTAAATGATGTGGGGAGGGGCTTGGTGAGAGGAGCGCCCCTGtactggcagctgctggggaccagccagagggaagggaagagaaagttCCTTTCCCGTTATCAGTTATCAGCCGTGCATTTaaccctgccctgctgctggatCGGCTTATTTTCATAGGTGATGGCAACTGTGGGTTATGCACGTGTGTTATCATTTGGATGGATGGAGGCAGTGAGGACATTCCTTGTCACGATATCCAGCTGGCCTGTTTCAAGCGTGGGAGATCCACGTCTGTACTGGATCTACAACTATGTTATCACAgtgtttttcctttaagttCTCTTTAGCTGCATTATACTGCAATGAAGTTGCACGTTACATAGCTACACAAACACGattggactcgatgatcttaaaggtcttttcgaacctaaatgattctgtgattctatgataaataGATTGACCTAGTGCACAGAAGTAAAAGTCAAATAATATTCCTTATACTTCATTCAAAGGGAGGGATGTCCTGGTTGTGATAGGTTCAGGAATTTTTATAGGCTGTAGGTGATTAGTGAGTTGCAGAAACCAACAAGGAAAATGCTGTCATTTAACAGGTATACCTCAGGTTCAATTTGCTCATCTATacttgcaaaaagaaaacccagataGTTATTTTATGCTCTTCCTCATCATTATGACTCATTTATTGAATCAAGCAGAATTCCTCCGTTCAAGCATTTCTAATAGGTGGAGTGATGCACTCCATCACACGCTGACAGGTGCAGAACTTAACACTCACGTGAAGACCTGTTCTTATCTTCATAAACACAGATAATTCTTGctgctaacagaaaaaaatatgcatacagAGTAGGGAGAAACTCCCTCGCTTTCTCAGCAGTATCAGAGGCATCTTTCCTATCACCGAAAGAATCGACTGTTCTTTTGGCTTTATGCAAATTAATTGCTCATTAAGCAGTATTTGCTCTCAAATTTGAAAACAACATCACTTTGATAGTGCCATCCGTCAGTAATTACCAGAACATTTTCTAGTTAATGCCTCTCAACACCCCCCCGAAGTGCTGCTGCGATTTGTCGCAGGGAATCGAAGGCAGAGGAATGCTGTTGATTTTGACATGATCAGAGAGCCAAGAACAAAAGGATTAGATACACAGAAACGTTATCTTCCATTCCCTAAACAAGGCTACCATTTTATCCTTAAAACACAACTTAAATGCTTTCCAATAAAACGCAAGATATGTAAATGggatttttctaaataaacttACCAATCCATCTTCACCTGGTCCTGGGAAAGTTACAGCAAGATCTCGTCCATTCTCatcaaaagcttttatttcGATGCCTAAATTGGATTCAGGCTGTTTGAGCCAATTTTGCAACACTGTCTTCACATCAATACTCTGCCAAATACCAGTGCCTGGGTTCATGTCAAGTTTCAAAGATCGAATTCCAGTATATCTTGTACCGTCTTTCATGGGTTTAATAAGTCTCAGGATCTGCACAAACACTGTTGTAGGTTTTTGGACTTGCCTCAAGTATATCCACAATTGTGCCTTTACTACTTTGTTATATTGTATTTTAGAGCTAAACTTAAAGAAGCaacattttggttttccctCCATTTGTACAAGAAAATCAGCTATAAATGAATGGAAAGAACAGATTACTaaacagggaacaaaaaaagaaatatgcatatataaaccccgatttatttatttattttccagaccATGCATAAAATCTTACAATATGTTATAAACAGTACTGGTAACAAAGGGGATTTAACTTAAAtcattttctgtggtttatgCTCCACAGCAGCTTTAATGGATGACAACAAAATCATTACGCTATCACCTGAAAGTAGCATGATGTGGCAAGGAAACGATGCTCGTTTTGTGAACAGGCTGCAATAAGGTTTGGCTCATCATTTTCTAACCAGGTGTGGCTGGTGCCGCCTGCTCGGTgggctcagcagggcagaggagcgctcaggctgcagctgggaaatgATGGGCAAGCAGGGCAAGGTGCGTGCCGGGGAGGAGCCGTGCGGTCCTCCGGGTGCTCAGGGCTCTGATCCCTGGtactggggctgggggctgacctgtACCGCTGCAAAAAAACCTCTTTCCCAAGGGAGAACTCTGGGGGGGAGAGGGCACAGCCTATTCTGCTTGGCAGTGACTACTACCGGCTCGCTTCTGCTAGTCATCTCCTGAGGACCTTCATAAAGCACGCAGGACAGCAACCTCACGTGAGCTGACTCGACTTGCCTGCACGATCTGCCTATTTCTTATCTAATAAATAGCCTGAGTGTGCTCCACATTGTACAGACAGAGGCCGCCGTGGGCAAGCCAGGCAAACACTTTAATTTCCCCCCTCGAGGCGGGGGGGAAATAATCGAGAGGCTATTAATCTAAGGCTcgttttgttttcatttgaacagTATCATAGGAAAGTCACGTGCAGCGCTGcgctcctccttcccttcccgtAGCCTCCGGGGCAGCTGTCATACCTAGCCATGGCAATATCTTTCCATGCCAGGATAAAACGGCTGGTACCGACCTGAAACGGTGCAGGGCTTTGGCATTCGTAAATCTTGCCACTTAAGGTACCTGTCTCTGGTGCATTTAACAGAGTTCAAGggctttttataaaaagcaggAAACGAACTCGGTTCAATGAAGTAGAACGACTTTCCTTCAGTCACTGCAATTATGTAACCACTCAATTAAAAATAGTTATAAACCCTTGGATGTAATAGGCTGGGGTAAAACTGCTGGCAGACCTCAGCCTTGCAATAAGGCTGCAGTAATACCTTGCTATGAAGGACACATCTTACTAATTAATTAAAGTTCGACAATTTTACAGCCGAAGTTACTTTTTCATCAATGCGTACGTTTTTAGCTGGCCAGAGCAGCTGATATTACTCTGCCATGCTTATTGTAAGGATATCTGTGGCTGCTGACATGCCTTATACGTCCtgtcatctttttcctttttgacatCATATTCgtgttatttaaataaaccagCTGCCATAGCCAAATACTTCAGCTGATGAAGAACATAAGATACTATAGTATTAGCCGTGCAAAAGATACTTGATAGGAGCCGTAGCAGATGTTTAGCACTCAGAAGACAACTCAGAATCTGCTCATTCAGTAAATGCCTTCATTCTTCCTTGGCACATCTACTGGAGCTGACTGCTATAGCATGGactttttaacatttaaatctGTTACACAcatatttgctttaaatctaTAGTTTTAACTCAGGGGTGGGTGGTGCTAGTTTATGGGATCGGCAAAGAAGCAAGAATTTAACTCTGTACTTACACTTGCCATAACGTGTTGCAGTTAGGTGGGTCTGGTGCTCTGAGCTGTATTTCTGCCAGTTTCTACTGCTTCTAAAAATACTGGGCAGCGAAACCTCCCTCGGAAAAATACACTTCTCTTGTTATCTGCGCTCGTACTTTGCATCTGCGCTCGGAAATGCCCCGAGTCCTGCAGATAACAAAGTCCCCTAAACTGCAGACCTCCCTTTGCTTTCTAAGGCAATGGGCAAATCCTAAGTGCTACAGGGCACACGCGTTATTAGGAGCCGAAAAccaaacagtaaaacaaaggaTCGCAACACGGTCCTCTGAACCTGGCTCGAATTCTTTAGAAATAAcgctctcctccctccctctagCAGactccagccagcagcctgTTGGGAGAGCCCCAGGAGGAGTTGCGTGGCTCCACAGCGGGGAGACAACTCTCTCGGAGGAGCAGCGGAGGCGAAAGCAGCAGGGTTACTTACACTCCGTAGGCATTGTGATAATCGTTTCGGTGGTGGCATGATAGTCATCGTCTTCCAAAGAGCCATCGCTACTGTCGTCCCTCTGGACGTCATACTGATCAATCAGTTCCTGTAGTGGAGGAGCTTTGGGTAAAAGTTGTTTAATAACATCCCTGCTAATGTTAGGAGCTTGCTCCAGGCGCAGTTTGCTGAGGATTTGAATTTTTATGGCTTCTATTCTGGAAGATTTTGTATTCTGTCTCCACGTACAAGCGTTGCACAGTCCATCTTTTTCAGCGTTCTCTGCGGGCTGGCTACCGTCATCGAGAGCCACCGGATCAACTGAAATCAGCATGAACAGGTAAATACAAACACAGATCGCTAGCTTTTGCATGATCTCACATTCAGTGCAGcgcttttcccttttttttttcctttttcttttttttttttttcccccttgttcccctccccctttccctttcagTACTGAACAGATCCGTGAAAGCAAATGCAATCTGAGAGACAGCTTGCCACACTGGTGTACCTTATATATTCCAAGGGGGCTTTTTATACTCCAACTTTGATTAGGCTCATGTCGTCAAACCCGAGGATTGGTTGCTGTCCCAACAATGAATCTGGCTGTCAGAGGGTAAAGCCCTGTCGATCACAAGTCACTAGACAGCGTTTAGTTACAGCCAAGGGTGAGCTGATTTATCTGGGCGCTTCGCAGAGGATATGCCTTCGCATGCTGAAAGGATATATTTCCAAGTATTGCGGGCAGCAGTACTGAAAGACAGCACTGTCATTCTTAAATATATACCGACCGTGTGCTTGTACTATGAATCAAGGCAGACCTCCCCTTAAACTTGCTTTCGGCTTCCACCAGCCTTTCGGACTTGAAAGTTTGTGCTATTTAAGAGAAAATCCCGAGGGATTACTGTtagcaggcaggaaaaaaaatactttaggGATGCATTGCAAACAGCGCTAATTTACGCTGTTCAACAACTAAAGCATATTCAGCACTTACAGTTCAGAAAACCTGAGTGGCTTTTCCTGCTAGGTACCAGCCAAAGCAGTAAGGAGGATTTTCTGCAAACGTGACTCGAGGTGAATGCAGATCTCATGTGTTTGCCCCTTTAGCATGTATCAAAATCCAAGGAGGAGCAAATCCTTTACTGAACTCATAGTCAGTTGTGAAAAATGAGTCTGTCCCTTCATTGTGCTGTCACCGGGTCAGCAGAATCCTGGGCAGTAAATTAAATACCGAGAGGTCTTTAGtagcaaaagtatttttaaggaaTATCTTTAGCTAATCGCTCTGATATTACACAGGAACAGCCCAGCTTGCTTTTTCCATTATTagcaaaagcattaaaatactgaaaacatttaagtCTACTGTCAGGATAGCCGCTTTTTCCATgtaatcttttatttctgttcaaaacATCTCTGCGGGATGCCAATTTAAGCGATACCTTTCTgcactttcttttgctttctactCAAATACTTGTAAGTTCTTTGTATCCTTATGTTTTCAGAATTAGAGTTTTGATACGCTTTCTGCATGAGAGAGGTACATCTAGATGTGATTTTATACTTAGGGGTTATGGCTTATAAAATCTTACAGCAATGTAGCTTGCATTTGGTGTGCTGTTAGTGTGAATTGTGGAATTCACACTtagctggggggggctgggggttaCTGGTCAGCATAGGCTGTCCATTACAGCAAACACAAACCCTGGGATTcatatatattgtatatatctgtatatttGCAATCTGTGTATTACAGCAAAGGGAAATCCTGGAATTTCATGCAATATGCCAAAGTTTGCCTGCTTGAGTCTGGACTGAATTGTCTGTTTCTCACTGggcttctcttcttttcccgTTCTGAGTACACCTAAAAGGGTGGCAAACggggtttttttgcatatgtTCAGGTAGGAAAAATGTTGGTATATGGAAAGATGTGGGACAGAACTTCCAAAGAGTTTTTTCTGCTTGGTCATTCATATTTTTTGTATCACCTCTCCAGGGCATGCAAATTCATCACATAGCACAGAACCGAGCCTAACACTCGGCTCAGGACCGGTGACGTAAATCATGAGTATTCAATTGAAATTGATTGTCCTACCCTGGTGCAAAGTCAAGGCAAGCGATAGATGTATCATGCTTGCACGTTCCAGGCCTATGGCTTTAGGGTCAGATACTCTGATTTCAGCCAAAATCCATGATTAAAGCAAGGGGTTCGGCTTCTTACCTCCCGAGTGTTTGCTTTTTACACAGGAAACCGGTGCAGCCACTCACCGTGTGGTGACACAAACGGGCTCGTGAAGTCAGGACAGATCTGGGTTTGCAGCGGAGGCTGCCTGCCATGCCTATAATGTGTTTTAAACAGACTCTTAGTGCGATTCAAGTgctggaaatgtgtttttatgGACAATGAATAGGATGATTCAGAGTAAGAATCTTTTTGAAAAGCACTGACCCTGTCGGTGAATTGTTTGGGAGTGTaggttggggtttcttttttgtttgtttaatattaTGACATGGATGCCATAACAAAACTCTTTGATTcgattttattttaaaccagaaTGACTTAACGAGCTGTCTATAAAAGGGAATCTACTCCCAGGAGGAAACTTTGACAGGTACCAGGTTTCACACCAGGAGAGAACAATGACCCATCCATAAACAGGTGGAAATAACGTGGTAGTCTTAATATCAGAGTAATTAAATGCCCTGGCAGGCTGTGGCTGTAAGGCATTCATGGTGGAGAGGGGACAAGAGAAGCGCTCAGCAAAGCAATGTCTGCTGCACGGGGACCCCTCTCTGGATGCGCCCCGCAGCAGCTTGCCCGGCATGCAGCGGCCAcactgctccttccctgccaggGTCTTCTCACTCCGACTCTGGCTCACCATGAGCATGCAGaacttcatgttttgttttggttttttttcttccccagtctTCTGCAATGATTCCGTTAATCTACAAAAAAAAGGGCCCCTTTGTTCCCCTCTGTGAGGCGTTTGCTTACGGCTGCAGGACCAAAGTCCTCTCCTGTAAGCCTGAAAGCCCAGGCTCTTGCTCTCAGCTACCACGGATCCAACCGAGCACCGTGCCTCTGCTCGTTGTTTAGAAATAGGAGGCAGTGAGCGCAGCTGGAGTGGTGACATGGGGACTACCCACCAAGGGTGACCAGAGCACACCAGAACTCACCAACAGCCGCGTAACAAAGAGCAACTTTTTCCCATCTCCCTCATAAAATGCACTTGCTATCCCCACGCTCTGAAGCGCTCTAGGATGTCAGTAGCACACCTTTCCCTTCATCTTTTGTTGTTGCCAGCTTTTCCGTTTCTATGAAACTCCCAGGATTTGGAAGAGGGCGCAAAAAGTCACACTTGATCAGGAGCTATCAAAGGCTCTGATTTCTTTGATAACAGTAATACAATatgcaatttgtttttctgtctgcctttcacttttttccaaaagtgaTAACTGCAGAAGTAGGTGACAGAGGTGAGAAAAGTGAGTGATAAAGTGACCAGGTACAAGTTGTTTCAAAAGTTTATTTGgcaaaaaaacaatcaaacaaaaaaccacagacCAACACATTACCACCAGCAAAACTAAAGAagagttaaaaatgaaatgcacatCTTACTGAACTTTATGGCATTTTAATATCAACTTTGGGATTTGTGTCATTCTACCCGCCGTGCCTGCCAATAGTGAATAGTATTCCCAATCCTAATTATCCAAAGATCATGGCTCAGGCCCCCAAAATCAAGCAGCGTAAGAATGTTCCTATCTAAAGGGAAAAGGCACGTGTCTGTCTACCTGTCagcttctcctcttctttctccccctcttctttctcccctccaCCAGGAGGCCTGGTACACATTGGAAAaccggggggaggggggagaaaaaaaaaaaaaaaagaaggaaaagaaccccaaacccacccccaACAAATTTGACTGATATAGAGGTTTCAAAGACATTGCGTTATTGTGAGTTTTATGGAAAAACAGTGACTGTGTAGAGGAAAAGGAGATTAGTAATGCCCTCCCTGAGGAGAAGGCAAGCGGAGCCCAACCATTACCCATCCTTTTTGGCAGGCTTTAATTAAATTAGCCAATTCGCTTGTGCTTCTTCATCATTATTCAGCACGCTGATAGCTCTGGACCATCTACATTGTGTCATCCCTTGCTGGGCCAGCAACCCAGAAAAAATAGATAGGGAGCAGGATGGGATTTGAGCTTGTTTTGGGGGTGGACCAAGTGGACAT
The DNA window shown above is from Falco naumanni isolate bFalNau1 chromosome 8, bFalNau1.pat, whole genome shotgun sequence and carries:
- the MSTN gene encoding growth/differentiation factor 8, with amino-acid sequence MQKLAICVCIYLFMLISVDPVALDDGSQPAENAEKDGLCNACTWRQNTKSSRIEAIKIQILSKLRLEQAPNISRDVIKQLLPKAPPLQELIDQYDVQRDDSSDGSLEDDDYHATTETIITMPTESDFLVQMEGKPKCCFFKFSSKIQYNKVVKAQLWIYLRQVQKPTTVFVQILRLIKPMKDGTRYTGIRSLKLDMNPGTGIWQSIDVKTVLQNWLKQPESNLGIEIKAFDENGRDLAVTFPGPGEDGLNPFLEVRVTDTPKRSRRDFGLDCDEHSTESRCCRYPLTVDFEAFGWDWIIAPKRYKANYCSGECEFVFLQKYPHTHLVHQANPRGSAGPCCTPTKMSPINMLYFNGKEQIIYGKIPAMVVDRCGCS